In Anaerolineales bacterium, the following are encoded in one genomic region:
- a CDS encoding class I SAM-dependent methyltransferase yields MQQLNIRYGVFENEWEEYPGYIQDLVCASEAKKICDIGGGANPLLDIEFVVSRELEYTVLDISKEELDKADRRYNKLCKDIQEEPFLSKEKYDLVISRMVAEHVRSGHTFHKNVFSILNSGGLAVHFFPTLWALPFLVNKLLPDDFSSVLLNLFAPRNRIQNAKFPAYYDLCFGPTSKMLKEFSALDYEVVEFCGYFGNNYWRRVPILNSAHQAFSRFLFRFPNPHLTSYSRVTLRKPFSS; encoded by the coding sequence ATGCAACAATTGAACATCCGCTACGGTGTCTTCGAAAATGAATGGGAAGAATATCCAGGATATATACAGGATTTGGTGTGCGCATCTGAAGCGAAGAAAATCTGTGATATAGGCGGAGGAGCAAATCCATTATTAGATATTGAATTCGTTGTGTCTCGTGAATTGGAATATACAGTGCTTGATATTTCCAAGGAGGAACTTGATAAAGCGGACAGAAGGTATAACAAATTATGCAAGGATATACAAGAAGAACCGTTCCTCTCTAAAGAGAAATACGATTTGGTTATTAGTAGAATGGTCGCTGAGCATGTAAGAAGCGGGCACACTTTCCATAAAAATGTTTTCTCTATACTTAACTCAGGTGGCTTAGCTGTTCATTTCTTTCCCACTTTATGGGCTCTTCCGTTTCTGGTTAACAAATTGCTTCCTGATGATTTTTCCTCTGTCTTACTCAATCTGTTTGCCCCACGGAATCGCATACAGAATGCAAAATTCCCTGCTTATTACGATTTGTGCTTTGGGCCTACTTCTAAAATGCTAAAGGAGTTTAGTGCTTTGGATTATGAGGTGGTTGAATTTTGTGGATACTTTGGAAACAACTATTGGCGGCGAGTGCCGATATTAAATAGTGCTCATCAAGCCTTTTCGCGGTTTTTGTTTAGATTCCCCAATCCCCATCTTACAAGCTACTCCCGCGTTACGTTGCGGAAACCATTTTCCTCTTGA
- a CDS encoding lipopolysaccharide biosynthesis protein: MSFFQKIIAGNFVYLLVNTLFFLFITPISIRVMGDDFFGVWSLLNALVIVSVGGTLGVGTIVNKMASEAPNGDASTNYYNRIISSAFLVASMASLLVGGLGFGFREVFVKHVTNNRELQLQLAMAIPVLCVAVLPRFLSQVIVGFLLAQFANRRVRQIETVSMMALWIGGILLASYSKNALIASIWILIVIALSLIWYFRELYRLQKFEFYLDLALLKRILNYAKFTSYESIANIAFAQFDRVLIGAFLGIPLVGVYSVATSIGLRVPLVVGQITEILLPYASKKSVQKNYSRLFVVFRKASRAVSLLVFCLVGILALWMAEILSAWISPEYAQEYGFVFSLVVAAYGLVGLVRVGHQTVVGMGMMRFSSILYTFAVVLTLAVLAWASSLIGLVGAALANFSMGILLFYNLKTYSVLGDSSFIRSVKNMVFDIGLGLCTCLIIPFLTVFAPSVLMKFIITLFILGVALLFILKDKHLYVYGRA, encoded by the coding sequence ATGAGTTTCTTTCAGAAGATAATTGCAGGTAATTTTGTCTATTTGCTTGTAAACACTTTATTTTTTTTGTTTATTACTCCTATTTCAATACGCGTGATGGGAGATGATTTTTTTGGTGTCTGGTCTTTGTTGAATGCCTTGGTAATAGTTTCAGTGGGAGGCACATTGGGCGTTGGAACAATTGTAAACAAAATGGCCTCAGAAGCTCCTAACGGTGATGCTAGCACAAATTATTACAACAGGATCATTTCATCGGCTTTTTTGGTTGCCTCAATGGCTTCATTGCTGGTTGGGGGCCTGGGGTTTGGTTTTAGAGAAGTTTTTGTAAAACATGTCACAAATAACCGGGAGTTACAGCTTCAACTAGCAATGGCGATTCCCGTTCTATGTGTTGCAGTATTGCCTAGATTTCTAAGCCAAGTAATAGTTGGTTTTTTGCTTGCACAATTTGCAAATCGTAGAGTTCGCCAAATTGAAACCGTTTCTATGATGGCTCTCTGGATTGGTGGAATATTACTTGCTTCATACAGCAAGAATGCATTAATAGCATCAATCTGGATATTGATTGTTATTGCCCTAAGCTTAATATGGTACTTTCGCGAATTATATAGACTTCAGAAGTTTGAATTTTATTTAGATCTGGCTTTATTAAAGCGGATTCTAAATTATGCTAAGTTCACCTCTTATGAAAGTATAGCAAACATTGCCTTCGCCCAATTTGACCGTGTTTTGATAGGTGCTTTTCTGGGCATACCGCTGGTAGGTGTATATTCAGTTGCAACAAGCATCGGCCTGCGAGTACCATTGGTTGTAGGACAAATTACCGAAATCCTTTTGCCCTACGCAAGTAAAAAAAGTGTACAGAAGAATTACTCGCGACTATTCGTCGTTTTTAGAAAAGCATCAAGAGCTGTTAGTCTTTTGGTTTTTTGCCTAGTTGGCATCTTGGCCTTGTGGATGGCCGAGATTCTGTCTGCTTGGATATCGCCGGAGTATGCTCAGGAATATGGCTTTGTCTTTAGTTTGGTTGTCGCAGCCTATGGCTTAGTGGGGCTTGTTCGTGTCGGTCACCAGACGGTCGTTGGTATGGGCATGATGCGGTTTAGCTCAATACTTTATACATTTGCAGTGGTTTTAACCCTTGCTGTATTAGCATGGGCATCCAGCTTAATTGGTCTTGTTGGTGCAGCCCTTGCAAATTTCAGTATGGGAATTCTTTTGTTTTACAATTTGAAAACCTACAGCGTTCTTGGCGATAGTAGTTTTATAAGATCTGTAAAAAACATGGTTTTTGATATTGGGTTAGGTTTATGTACTTGTTTGATAATCCCATTTTTGACGGTTTTTGCACCATCAGTTTTAATGAAGTTTATTATTACCCTATTTATTTTAGGCGTGGCTCTTCTTTTTATCTTGAAAGATAAACATTTATATGTTTATGGGAGAGCTTAA
- a CDS encoding FkbM family methyltransferase, producing MRPVTTQCFIKVSHFMVELRKRLSQALAHTALLGKLLRWPLSLLPDNISLPILTGPLLGTKWILHSSIYACWFGTYEHQKQNSIAKMVEPGTVFYDIGSNVGFYTLLASTLVGERGKVFSFEPLPSNLLFLHRHLALNCTENVIVVEAAVSDASGQARFANGPRGEMAHISPTGSLLVQTVSLDNLFIQGSILPPNYIKIDAEGAELQILQGSRIVIERTRPVIFLATHGHHLAAACLKYLNGFGYQIGIIDGLENEYIAFPGRI from the coding sequence ATGCGCCCAGTTACCACTCAATGTTTCATCAAAGTGTCTCATTTTATGGTAGAGCTTAGAAAAAGACTCTCTCAAGCTTTGGCACATACCGCACTACTTGGCAAATTACTTCGGTGGCCATTATCTCTGCTGCCAGATAATATTTCGTTGCCAATACTAACTGGCCCGTTACTTGGAACGAAGTGGATACTACATTCAAGCATTTATGCTTGCTGGTTTGGAACTTATGAACACCAAAAGCAGAATTCAATTGCAAAGATGGTTGAGCCTGGAACGGTATTTTATGATATCGGAAGTAATGTGGGTTTCTATACATTACTAGCCTCAACTCTGGTAGGAGAACGCGGGAAGGTATTTTCTTTTGAACCCCTTCCCAGCAATCTATTGTTTCTACACAGACATTTGGCACTCAATTGCACCGAAAATGTGATTGTAGTTGAAGCGGCTGTGTCTGATGCCAGCGGTCAAGCACGTTTTGCCAATGGACCGCGCGGGGAGATGGCACATATCTCCCCTACAGGATCCTTGCTTGTTCAAACAGTAAGCTTAGATAACCTCTTTATACAAGGAAGTATTTTGCCGCCTAATTATATAAAGATTGATGCAGAAGGTGCTGAATTGCAGATATTACAGGGATCTCGGATTGTTATTGAGCGGACTAGACCGGTCATTTTTTTGGCTACTCATGGCCATCATTTAGCTGCTGCTTGCTTGAAGTACCTCAATGGTTTTGGGTATCAGATTGGGATTATCGATGGTTTAGAGAATGAATATATTGCATTCCCAGGTAGAATATGA
- a CDS encoding tyrosine-type recombinase/integrase, giving the protein MFNEDFSQQKKASASVLLEEAYADFILSRQAMLCRPRTVQFYEFTLNKFVGWLAGQGVEQADEISARHVRAYLSDLAGRDLTDTYIHSHARAIRTFVRFLYAEDYHPGEIKFQMPAIAKRRLPVLNSDELRKVVSVCSNPRDLALVLLMADTGVRRAELCALNWGDVDISRGTISIREGKGGKARTVIAGVRTRRALLKYRRLVASEPTSPVIQTKSGGRMTHGGLRSALLRLGEKAGVHLSPHTLRRTFATLSLRAGMNPLHLQGLLGHASLEMTNHYVHMLDEDLQVAHRSFGPIDNHL; this is encoded by the coding sequence GTGTTTAACGAAGACTTCTCCCAGCAGAAAAAGGCATCAGCTTCGGTACTGCTTGAAGAGGCGTATGCGGACTTTATCCTGTCTCGGCAAGCCATGTTGTGTCGCCCTCGGACTGTCCAGTTCTATGAATTTACTTTGAATAAATTTGTGGGCTGGCTGGCAGGGCAGGGAGTGGAGCAGGCTGATGAGATTTCTGCTCGGCATGTCAGGGCGTATCTCTCTGATTTGGCTGGGCGCGATTTGACTGATACTTATATCCATAGCCACGCAAGAGCAATCCGCACATTCGTTAGATTCCTCTATGCTGAGGACTATCACCCAGGTGAGATCAAGTTCCAAATGCCTGCAATTGCCAAGCGGCGTCTCCCTGTGTTGAACTCGGATGAACTACGCAAGGTTGTTTCGGTATGCAGCAACCCCCGCGATTTGGCTTTAGTGCTCTTGATGGCTGATACGGGTGTCCGGCGGGCAGAGCTCTGTGCGCTCAATTGGGGCGATGTGGATATTTCTAGAGGGACTATTTCAATTCGTGAGGGCAAGGGTGGGAAAGCAAGAACAGTAATCGCTGGCGTGAGAACCAGACGGGCATTGTTGAAATACAGGAGGCTTGTTGCCTCGGAACCGACCTCCCCTGTGATTCAAACTAAATCTGGCGGCAGGATGACACACGGCGGATTGCGTTCTGCGTTGTTGCGACTTGGAGAGAAGGCAGGCGTTCACTTGTCTCCACATACTTTGAGGCGCACATTTGCTACGCTCTCTCTTCGAGCAGGGATGAATCCGCTGCATTTGCAAGGATTGCTGGGGCATGCCTCTCTGGAGATGACCAATCATTATGTGCATATGCTGGATGAGGACTTGCAGGTTGCTCATCGCTCTTTTGGGCCGATAGACAATCATCTATAG
- a CDS encoding DEAD/DEAH box helicase, which translates to MSFKTILDKHRKLAFSKRDKGDRFERLMQAYLLTDRTYADRFSKVWLWSEFPYRADLGGIDAGIDLVALTVEGEYWAIQCKFSDQDTGIDKAAVDTFLSTSSREFKDDKLLTKAFSHRLWISTTNKWSKNATEAIRNQKPPVSRLSLYELSQAPVDWQKLDEGVHGELSRTAPKKLFKHQQTALDKAHEYYKTADRGKLIMACGTGKTLTSLRIAEHETKGQGTVLFLVPSIALLGQTLRAWMTDANQPINAIAICSDPKVTKQKDRNADIDTFSVIDLALPASTDTNDILFQFRQIRDKNLPGMTVVFSTYQSIDVISKAQKVLLRDGFEEFDFIICDEAHRTTGVKLADEDESAFVKVHDKNLIKAKKRLYMTATPRLYSDDSKSKASQADALLWSMDDSKVYGEEIYRIGFGEAVEKDLLTDYKVLILTVDNKDVPPAIWQMITDEKSEINADDASKLIGTINALSKQFLGDQGITKNADPEPMRRAVAFTQSIKVSRKITSTYNDMADVYLNALPPQKKEEMVSIHARHIDGTMGAPERDEMLGWLQETGDANECRILTNVRVLSEGVDVPSLDAVMFLSARNSQVDVVQSVGRVMRKSPGKKYGYIIIPVVVPPEVDAAQALDDNERYKVVWTVLNALRAHDDRFNATINKIDLNKTRPNQILVGRPETIFDQDDGRPYQVSEDSAEYQVGNVAHLLRRQFEELQSIVFARMVDKVGDRLYWEQWAKDVAQIAERQIERIKFLIAERKEQRSAFDAFLKGLQANINPSIDEPQAVEMLAQHMITQPIFEALFDNYSFVKNNAVSQSMQSMLDALHGQTVAEESEALQLFYDSVRQRVAGIDNAQGKQRVIVELYEKFFKTAFPRMVDQLGIVYTPVEVVDFIIHSVEEVLRQEFGRSLSDENVHILDPFTGTGTFITRLLQNNLIDHKDLLRKYRSEIHANEIVLLAYYIAAVNVENTYHDLLDTEESYEPFEGIVLTDSFQLGEVTAGEDGLMDMSVFPRNSERVQKQKTTPIRVIVGNPPYSARQRAANDNAQNKVYERLDERIAETYAKAAKGTNKHSLYDSYMRAFRWASDRLDPEHGGVIAFVSNGSWLDSNTHDGFRKVLADEFSSIWTLNLRGNARTSGELRKKERGNVFGSGTRTPVAITVLVKNPKAEVDKKAHVYYHDIGDYLSREEKLGIIAKFGSVANAQIKWKEISPNEHGDWLRQRSDIFETLIPLAAAKKFDINSQSFFIAYSNGVVTSRDIWVYNFSIARLKENIKKTIAHYNTQRELLTSGRISEVERNRRLGSWSRDWRKKAHENKLILEKVEFYRESQYRPFARQNSYFAADLNEEKSQLDKLFPHPDLENFAICISAPGGKKPFSVIMTDCIPDFHLIGDTQVFPLYYYEERDSQSPTLFDTDNAEFVRRDGVSDFILKQAQGRYGKAVIKEDIFYYAYGVLHSPSYHNKFGDDLRMLLPRLPLAEDASTFWALSKAGRQLAELHINYEQVPAHDGVVVHQPEITRQSMPDDYYRVVKMRFPSKDKKDTIIYNKDIKITNIPAKAYEYVLNGKSAIEWVMERYQIVTHKDSGITNDPNDWAKEVGKPSYILDLLLSVINVSVQTVDIVNGLPDVKFE; encoded by the coding sequence TTGTCATTCAAAACCATCCTAGACAAACATCGAAAGTTAGCTTTCAGCAAACGGGATAAGGGAGATCGCTTTGAGCGATTGATGCAAGCTTACTTGCTTACCGACCGCACTTATGCTGACCGCTTTAGCAAAGTCTGGCTGTGGTCAGAATTCCCTTATCGAGCCGATCTTGGCGGTATTGATGCAGGTATTGATCTTGTAGCCTTGACGGTTGAAGGAGAGTACTGGGCAATTCAGTGCAAATTCTCTGACCAAGATACTGGCATTGATAAGGCAGCAGTTGATACCTTTCTTTCCACTTCCAGCCGTGAGTTTAAGGATGACAAACTCTTAACCAAGGCGTTCTCTCATCGCTTATGGATTTCCACGACAAATAAATGGAGCAAGAACGCTACAGAAGCTATTAGAAATCAGAAACCGCCAGTTAGTCGTTTAAGTTTGTATGAGCTAAGCCAGGCTCCTGTAGACTGGCAAAAGCTTGATGAGGGAGTACATGGCGAACTGTCTCGTACTGCTCCAAAGAAACTGTTCAAGCATCAGCAAACTGCATTAGACAAAGCCCACGAATATTACAAAACCGCAGATCGTGGCAAGTTGATTATGGCTTGTGGTACAGGCAAGACCCTGACTTCCCTTCGTATTGCAGAACATGAGACCAAGGGTCAGGGAACAGTCCTATTCCTTGTGCCCAGTATTGCCTTGCTGGGGCAAACCCTGAGAGCCTGGATGACAGATGCCAATCAGCCCATCAATGCAATTGCTATATGCTCAGACCCCAAAGTCACAAAGCAAAAAGATAGAAATGCGGATATTGACACCTTCAGTGTCATAGATTTAGCACTCCCTGCATCAACAGATACAAACGATATATTGTTTCAGTTTAGGCAGATACGAGATAAGAACCTGCCAGGAATGACGGTTGTATTCTCTACGTATCAGTCAATTGATGTAATCTCCAAGGCCCAGAAGGTCTTATTGCGGGATGGCTTCGAGGAGTTTGACTTCATAATCTGTGATGAAGCTCATCGCACTACAGGTGTCAAGTTGGCTGATGAGGATGAATCCGCTTTTGTGAAGGTGCATGACAAAAACTTAATAAAGGCGAAAAAGCGGCTCTACATGACCGCAACTCCTCGCCTGTATAGTGATGACAGCAAAAGCAAGGCGTCACAGGCTGATGCTTTGTTGTGGTCAATGGATGATTCCAAGGTGTACGGTGAGGAGATCTATCGAATTGGTTTTGGCGAAGCGGTAGAAAAGGACTTATTGACGGATTACAAGGTCTTAATTCTCACTGTGGATAACAAAGATGTTCCTCCAGCGATTTGGCAAATGATTACTGATGAAAAATCGGAAATCAACGCTGACGATGCTTCAAAACTAATTGGCACAATCAACGCACTCTCTAAGCAGTTCTTGGGGGATCAGGGTATTACCAAGAATGCTGACCCTGAGCCGATGCGGAGGGCTGTCGCTTTCACCCAGAGTATCAAGGTTTCTAGAAAGATTACAAGCACCTATAACGATATGGCTGATGTGTATTTAAACGCGCTGCCTCCTCAAAAGAAAGAAGAGATGGTCAGCATCCACGCACGCCATATTGACGGAACGATGGGTGCTCCTGAGAGAGACGAGATGCTGGGTTGGCTCCAGGAAACCGGCGATGCTAATGAATGTCGCATCTTGACTAACGTTCGTGTACTGAGCGAGGGAGTAGATGTGCCCTCGTTGGATGCAGTGATGTTTCTATCAGCTCGCAACTCCCAGGTGGATGTTGTGCAGTCTGTTGGCAGGGTGATGCGCAAATCCCCTGGCAAGAAATATGGCTACATCATCATTCCCGTTGTCGTACCTCCAGAGGTGGATGCCGCCCAGGCCTTGGATGACAATGAGCGATACAAGGTAGTGTGGACGGTTCTCAATGCTCTAAGAGCACATGATGACCGCTTTAACGCCACGATCAACAAAATCGATCTCAACAAAACCCGTCCCAATCAGATTTTAGTCGGCAGGCCAGAAACTATTTTTGACCAGGATGATGGACGGCCGTATCAGGTTAGTGAAGACTCCGCTGAATACCAGGTGGGCAATGTAGCTCACCTGTTGCGGAGGCAGTTTGAAGAGTTACAGAGCATTGTGTTTGCCCGCATGGTGGACAAGGTGGGTGACCGCCTCTATTGGGAGCAATGGGCCAAAGACGTCGCCCAAATTGCTGAACGGCAGATTGAGCGCATTAAATTCCTGATTGCGGAACGCAAAGAGCAGCGTTCTGCCTTTGATGCCTTTTTGAAGGGCTTGCAGGCGAATATCAATCCCAGCATTGATGAGCCTCAGGCTGTTGAAATGTTGGCTCAGCACATGATTACCCAGCCTATCTTTGAAGCATTGTTTGATAACTACTCTTTTGTCAAGAACAATGCTGTTTCCCAATCCATGCAATCGATGCTGGATGCTTTACACGGTCAGACAGTGGCCGAGGAATCCGAGGCATTACAGCTTTTTTACGACTCAGTCAGACAGCGTGTGGCCGGCATTGATAATGCTCAGGGCAAACAGCGAGTGATAGTTGAGCTATATGAGAAATTCTTCAAAACAGCATTTCCCCGCATGGTGGACCAGCTGGGCATTGTCTATACCCCTGTAGAAGTTGTTGATTTCATCATTCACTCTGTGGAAGAGGTACTCAGGCAAGAATTTGGGCGTAGTCTCTCTGATGAAAATGTTCACATCCTCGATCCTTTTACTGGGACAGGCACATTTATCACTCGCTTGTTACAAAACAACCTAATTGACCACAAAGACCTTCTCCGAAAATATCGCAGCGAAATTCACGCCAATGAAATCGTGTTGCTAGCATATTACATTGCAGCTGTAAATGTTGAGAATACTTACCATGACTTGTTAGACACTGAAGAATCGTATGAGCCTTTTGAGGGCATCGTGCTCACGGATAGCTTTCAATTGGGAGAAGTGACTGCTGGCGAAGATGGCCTGATGGATATGTCGGTCTTCCCTCGAAATTCGGAGAGAGTGCAAAAGCAGAAAACAACTCCCATTCGGGTGATTGTTGGCAATCCTCCTTATTCTGCACGACAAAGAGCAGCTAACGATAACGCGCAGAACAAGGTTTACGAAAGATTAGATGAGCGTATAGCTGAGACTTATGCAAAGGCAGCTAAGGGTACCAATAAGCACTCACTCTACGACTCTTATATGAGGGCATTCCGTTGGGCCAGTGATCGTCTAGACCCAGAACACGGCGGAGTAATTGCCTTTGTTTCAAATGGTTCATGGCTGGATAGCAATACCCACGACGGTTTTCGTAAAGTGCTAGCTGATGAATTCAGCAGCATTTGGACACTCAATTTGCGCGGTAATGCTAGAACTAGTGGGGAATTAAGGAAAAAAGAAAGGGGGAATGTATTTGGGTCTGGCACTCGCACACCCGTTGCAATAACGGTGCTGGTCAAGAACCCCAAGGCCGAGGTAGATAAAAAAGCCCATGTTTACTACCACGACATCGGGGATTATCTCTCCCGAGAGGAAAAGCTAGGCATCATAGCCAAATTTGGTTCAGTCGCGAATGCTCAGATTAAGTGGAAGGAAATCAGCCCCAATGAACATGGCGATTGGCTTCGACAGCGGAGTGATATTTTTGAAACATTAATACCCCTTGCGGCAGCTAAGAAATTTGACATAAATAGTCAGTCATTTTTTATCGCATATTCTAATGGAGTGGTCACGAGCAGAGATATCTGGGTCTATAATTTTTCGATTGCTCGATTAAAGGAAAACATAAAAAAGACAATTGCTCATTACAATACTCAGAGAGAACTACTCACTTCAGGGAGAATCTCTGAAGTTGAAAGGAATCGTCGTCTAGGGAGTTGGTCTCGGGATTGGCGCAAGAAAGCGCATGAGAACAAGCTGATACTTGAGAAGGTTGAATTTTATAGAGAATCTCAGTACCGCCCCTTTGCTCGCCAGAACAGTTATTTTGCTGCAGATCTTAATGAAGAAAAAAGTCAACTAGACAAACTTTTCCCTCATCCAGACTTAGAGAACTTTGCAATTTGCATATCGGCACCAGGAGGCAAGAAACCATTCTCCGTTATTATGACGGATTGTATTCCTGATTTTCACCTGATCGGGGATACTCAAGTTTTTCCACTCTACTATTATGAGGAGCGTGACAGTCAGTCTCCAACTTTATTTGATACAGACAATGCGGAGTTTGTTCGACGTGATGGGGTTTCAGACTTTATCTTGAAACAGGCACAAGGACGATATGGAAAGGCGGTCATCAAAGAAGACATTTTTTATTATGCTTATGGTGTTTTGCATAGCCCTAGCTATCACAATAAATTTGGCGATGACCTGAGGATGCTACTTCCTCGCCTACCATTGGCTGAAGATGCGAGCACTTTCTGGGCACTTAGCAAAGCCGGCCGCCAGCTTGCCGAACTACATATCAATTATGAACAAGTGCCCGCTCATGATGGAGTAGTGGTGCACCAGCCTGAAATCACAAGACAAAGCATGCCAGATGATTATTATCGTGTGGTTAAAATGCGTTTCCCATCCAAAGACAAGAAAGACACAATCATTTACAACAAAGACATAAAGATTACCAATATCCCTGCCAAAGCCTATGAATATGTTCTAAACGGAAAATCTGCTATTGAGTGGGTGATGGAGCGTTATCAGATTGTTACTCACAAAGATAGTGGTATTACCAACGATCCAAATGACTGGGCAAAAGAAGTGGGCAAGCCAAGCTACATTCTGGACTTGCTGCTTAGCGTCATAAACGTGAGCGTGCAGACAGTCGATATAGTGAATGGCCTGCCAGATGTGAAGTTTGAGTGA
- the wbaP gene encoding undecaprenyl-phosphate galactose phosphotransferase WbaP gives MVAVRRKKTSKTARSSFEANIQNAAIPRLSGNYRRRMWLLMFAADLLGFLLTVGAVLLINQIVPLFRPDLDDLKYLVVVVLCWGFLVTSRLYPGVGVNPADEIKLVTQSVSLGILIGLAIFTAFDVGWVANGLAFGLGWAGTILSVVLCRWVIKIFATQMNVWGEPVIVVSKGPAAEELADYFLKRRRLGLVPVRIMADLAMLGGLQEDHYLKKKIYTAVVGHLPAFNLDASTVRKLSAMFKNVIFISSDLFIGTSVQIRDLEGLLGFEASRNILTQSELVIKRLMDVVLVVVSSVVTMPICIVVALLIRLEGHGPIFYMQERIGLNGQKFKIFKFRTMVSDAERQLQDYLKNNADARREWRESQKLRRDPRITRIGRWLRKWSLDELPQVLNVLKGEMSLVGPRPMLENQVSVYGTRIKMYITMRPGLSGMWQVSGRNKTTFEERADFDSYYVTHWSIWLDLYILLRTIWVVARRDGVY, from the coding sequence ATGGTAGCTGTAAGACGGAAGAAAACATCGAAAACAGCAAGATCCTCGTTTGAAGCAAACATTCAAAATGCGGCCATCCCGCGCCTTTCCGGCAATTACAGGAGGCGGATGTGGCTGCTTATGTTTGCTGCGGACTTGCTGGGTTTTCTACTTACTGTGGGGGCTGTGTTGCTGATTAACCAGATTGTGCCGCTGTTCAGGCCAGATTTGGATGATTTGAAATATTTGGTGGTGGTGGTGCTTTGTTGGGGCTTCTTGGTTACCAGCCGGCTGTACCCTGGAGTGGGTGTTAACCCGGCGGATGAAATAAAACTAGTGACCCAGTCTGTCAGTTTGGGCATATTGATTGGGCTAGCCATATTCACTGCGTTTGATGTTGGTTGGGTGGCCAATGGCCTTGCCTTTGGACTTGGCTGGGCGGGCACAATATTGTCTGTGGTGCTTTGCCGCTGGGTGATTAAGATTTTTGCCACCCAGATGAATGTGTGGGGAGAGCCTGTGATTGTAGTGAGTAAGGGTCCTGCTGCAGAGGAGTTGGCGGATTATTTTCTCAAGCGCAGACGACTGGGGCTGGTTCCCGTGAGAATTATGGCAGATTTGGCTATGCTAGGTGGCCTCCAGGAAGATCACTATCTCAAAAAGAAAATTTATACGGCAGTTGTTGGCCATCTGCCAGCTTTCAACCTGGATGCCTCCACGGTGAGGAAGCTCTCTGCAATGTTTAAAAATGTCATATTTATTTCCAGCGATTTGTTTATAGGCACTTCGGTTCAAATCCGAGACTTGGAAGGCTTGCTGGGCTTTGAAGCAAGCAGGAATATTTTAACCCAAAGCGAGCTTGTTATAAAACGCCTAATGGATGTTGTCCTCGTGGTGGTTTCAAGCGTCGTTACGATGCCAATCTGTATTGTTGTTGCGTTATTGATTCGACTAGAGGGGCATGGCCCCATCTTCTATATGCAGGAACGGATTGGCTTGAATGGACAGAAGTTTAAGATATTTAAGTTCCGCACAATGGTATCAGATGCTGAGCGACAATTGCAGGACTATTTGAAAAACAACGCAGATGCACGACGTGAATGGAGAGAAAGTCAGAAATTGCGGCGGGACCCTAGGATCACGCGAATAGGCAGGTGGCTGCGTAAATGGAGCTTAGATGAGTTGCCCCAAGTGTTGAATGTTTTAAAGGGGGAAATGAGTTTGGTAGGCCCGCGGCCAATGTTAGAGAATCAAGTCTCAGTTTATGGGACCAGAATTAAGATGTACATTACTATGCGTCCAGGGCTTTCAGGGATGTGGCAAGTCTCCGGAAGAAATAAAACCACTTTTGAGGAGCGCGCTGATTTCGATAGCTATTATGTTACGCATTGGTCTATCTGGCTAGATTTATATATATTGTTGAGAACGATTTGGGTCGTTGCGCGGAGGGATGGAGTATATTAA
- a CDS encoding HNH endonuclease: MQEMTNNTIIRKRFWDKVQIGEENQCWNWTGGRQSKGYGSFGIGNGKTALSHRVAYQLTKGAIPDGLLVRHRCDNQLCCNPEHLELGTVADNNRDAVERGRTATGERNGRAKLTQEQVLEIRKLHKAKRKRIRELARLYKMHPNSISNILKGRYWNFPEVQ, translated from the coding sequence ATGCAAGAGATGACCAATAACACGATCATTAGGAAACGCTTTTGGGACAAGGTTCAAATTGGCGAAGAGAATCAATGCTGGAACTGGACAGGAGGTCGGCAATCAAAGGGTTACGGTTCTTTTGGGATTGGCAATGGAAAGACTGCTTTATCGCATCGGGTAGCTTATCAACTGACGAAAGGTGCTATTCCTGATGGCCTTTTGGTCAGGCATCGGTGTGATAATCAGCTATGTTGCAATCCAGAGCATCTGGAGTTGGGCACTGTTGCTGATAATAATCGAGATGCAGTGGAACGCGGGAGGACTGCGACAGGTGAACGCAATGGAAGAGCGAAATTGACACAAGAACAAGTGCTGGAGATACGCAAGTTGCATAAGGCCAAGCGGAAGAGGATCCGTGAGCTGGCCAGATTGTATAAAATGCATCCCAACTCAATTTCAAATATTCTCAAGGGTCGTTACTGGAACTTCCCTGAGGTTCAGTAA